Genomic DNA from Longimicrobium sp.:
GGCATTCCCGCCCGGGTTTCTCCGCAGCGCGCGCAGGTGACGTCGGCCATCGAATCGGTCTGCTGTTCGTGTTGGTCAGGCGCGCCCGCCGGGCGCATCGCTCCTCCGAATGTAACCCGTGGCGCAAGGCGCGGTCCAATCCACATGCCCGATCCCATTCCCGCGCGGCTTTCCGACGAGGGCCGCACCGCCACCTGGAACCCGGCGATGACCTTTGCCTCGCACGTGCTGGTGCGCGTGCGCCTGCCGGACGGCCGCGTGGAGGACCGCCGCTCCATGAACAGTGGCCGCGCCCGCGTTCGCGGCGAAGAGATCATCGAAGCGATCCTCGCGCCGGACGCTTCGTGATTCAGGCCAGGGCGGCGCGCCACGTCAGACGGGCGGCCGCATCCACGTTTCAAGCGAATGCAGATCGGAATCAACCGGGATTCCAGGGTTTCTCCATGCCTCCCCATCCCCTCCGCTTCCCTGCGCTGGTCCTGCTCTGCTATCCCGTGTGGGAGCTGGCCGGCAACGCGTACTACGCGGTTTCCTGGGCCCAGCCATCTGCGCTCCTGGATGGGCTGATCCGGATGGTACTCGCCACGGTGATCGTCGTGGCGCTGCTCCGCGGGTGGAAGTGGGGCTACCCGGCGGCACTCGTCTTCAGTGCGGCGATTGCCGCCGTGATGCTGACGGTGTACGCAAGCGTGTGGGTCCTGGATGGCGACCCGCCGTGGCGCGGGGACACGCCGATGGCTTTCACGTACCAGATCTCGGGGCCGCTCATCGCCGGAGCCGCCTTCATCCTGCTGCTGCACAGGCGGCGGATTTCGGGCGTGTATCCCGACGCCCGGCTGCGCTCCCTGGCCAGACGGACGGGCGTTGCGTTCGCCGTGGAAGTAGTGCTGATGACCTCGATCGCGATCTGGGGGTTCGGCGGATGGCAAGCGGAGTGGTACCGGGACGTGCTCGCGGCGACGCAGGCGCCCGGCATCGCCCTCCTGACGGACATGGGACTGTGCTGTGGCTACTTCAATAGCCTGGTAATCTCGGATGTGTGGGGTCCGCACTGGAACGGCCTGACGCGGGTGGGAATCCCGATCCTCGTCGTGGCGAATACCGTGGGGCTGCTGGTCCTCGCGCGGCTCATTCAAGCTGGAGCGCGACTCGCGAGCCGATCGCTGAAACCTGCTTCGCAAAAAGTCGCGGCAGCTAGACTTCACTGATTGGTCTGGTGAGGAGCCTACTCAGATGATCACCTCGACGGCAGTCCGAAGTCGTCGTAGCCCAGGATCTCGTCGGCGGATCGCGTGTCACGGTCCGGCAGCGAAGCCACGAATGCCTGGAGGTCGGAGATGTCCGCGAGCAGGGTGTTGTGCTCTCGGTCGGGCCTGAGCCCGTCGGCTTCGGAATGGCTGATGGCGTCAGACATGGGCTCTCCCATCCAGGTACGTTCTCCGCCCGCACTCACGCGGGCCTTCCGCAGTAGGGGCAGGCGGGCGCGTCGGCGGCGATGGCGGCTCCGCAGCCCCGGCAGGGGATCGCGGCGGAGCGGGCGGGCGGCTTCGACGAGGCACGCGCGGGTAGCACGCGGGCCAGGCGCGTATACAGGTCGCGCGCGTTCGCGATGCCTCCCTCCGCCGGCCCGAACTCCACCTGCTGGGGCCATCCCGTGGCGGAGTCGGTCGCCAGCACCACGGTTCCCGTAGCCTCGGCCACCCACAGGTGCGTGGACCGGCTGACGTCCACCATCACCGCCGGCTTCGTGACGTCCGCAGGCACCAGGAACAGCTTCTCCCCCGAGGCCAGCAGCTCCACCACCTGCACGCCTTCCATCTCGGGAAGCCCGCCCCGGTACGTCACCACACCGACGAGCTTCGCCGACGCCGGGACGATGGCGCGCTGCCGGCGCAGCGCCTCGTCCTTCTGCCGCTGGATTTCCTGTTCGGCGCGTTCCTTCGCGCGCCACGCCTCCGCCTCGGCCTCACGCGCCCGCCTGTGCGACTTCAGCACCATCCAGTACCCGGCGCCCGCGACGACCGCAGAGACCACGAAATGCCCGCGCATCGCCAAGCTGGTGCCCGTCAGCATCCACATCCAGATCAGGGCGAAGATCAGGCACCCCTGCCCCGCCTGCAGATGGAAGCTTCCCAGGACGACGATGAAGAGCGCGGCGATCACGGCCATCCCGTACAGTCCCAGGACGGAGTTGTCGGTTGCGGGCTGTGCCTGGATCAACAGAAGCATGGTAACGGGAGGCGGGTGGATCTCCACGCAAGGAGATGCGCGCTGATCTGCGCGCCAGCATAACCTGGCGTTCCCCCGCCGGTCCGTCCAGCCACGCATGGAAGCCCGGACCTTGCGATGCCCCCGGCGGCGGGCGATTTTGCGGGTTCCAGGAAACGGAGAGAATGGACTACACGACCATCGACACCCCCGAGGCACTTCGCGAGCTGGCGCAGACGCTGCGCGCGGAGCCGCTGCTGGGCGTAGATACGGAAGCCGCGGGCTACCACCGCTACTTCGACCGGCTGAGCCTGCTGCAGGTTTCGTCGCGCACGCAGAACTGGCTGGTGGATCCCTTCGCCGTCGAAGACCTGTCGCCGCTGAAGGACGTGCTGGAAGATCCCTCGATCGAAAAGATCTTCCACGACGCCGACTACGACCTGCGCATCCTGGACCGCGACGCCGGGATGGGAATCTCGGGGCTGTTCGACACGCAGATCGCCGCCGCGTTCCTGGGCGAGCGCGCCCTGGGGCTGGGCACCATCGTCGAGAAGCACCTGGGGATCAAGCTTCCCAAGGAGTTCCAGCGCGCCGACTGGGCCGAGCGCCCGCTGTCGGAGGGGATGAAGCAGTACGCCGCCACCGACACGGCGCACCTTCCCGACCTGCGCGACCGCCTGAAGGCCGCGCTGGAGCAGATGGGCCGGCTGCACTGGGCCCAGGAGGAGTTCCTTCGCCGCGAGGGAACGCGCTGGACGGAGCCCGAAGACGGCAAGGAAGCGTTCATGCGCATCAAGGGCGCGCGCGACCTGGCGCCCCGCGGCCTGGCCATCCTTCGCGAGCTTCACGCGTGGCGCGAAGGCGTGGCGCGCGAGCGCGACCAGGCCACCTTCCGCATCCTGGGCAACCAGGCGCTGCTGGAGATGAGCGCCGCGCCCCCGGGAAGCATGCGCGACCTGCCGTCCGTCACCGGCATTTCCGAGGGGCTGGCACAGCGCCGCGGGCGCGACATCCTGGCCGCCGTGCAGCGCGGGCTCGACGTGCCGGAGGACCAGCTTCCGCGCTGGCCGCGGGGACAGCGGTTCGAGCGCGACCCGGAGCAGGAGGCCCGCTTCGAGGCCCTGCGCGACGCGCGCACCCGTCTGGCCGACCAGCTGAACCTAGACGCGGGCTTCCTGATCCCGCGCGCCACGCTCGAGGAAATCGCCCGGGCGCAGCCCCGCACCATCGACGAGCTGGCGCAGGTGCCCGGCGTGCGCACCTGGCAGGTAGAAGCGGTGGGCCAGGGCCTGCTGAAAGCCATCAACCGCGGCTGACGAAAACCTGGAGGATAGAACGGATGAGGAGCATCACCGACGATCATGGCCGCACCTGGGAAGCGGTCGCCCTGCCCACCAAGGTGGCGCACCTGCGCAACGGCGCGCTGCTGGCCTTTCGCCTGGCCGACGAGCCCGGCACGGAGCCCGTGACCGCGCCCATCGACTTCAACAGCATCGACGCGGCGCACCTGGCCATCGGCACGATGAGCGAGAAGGAACTCCGCCGGCGGCTGGAGTGGGCCAAGACGGCGGCGGGTATCGCCTGAACGGCTGAAGCCACGAGCGACAAGGAAATACAGGAGCAGCCCCCGGCGCCAGCGGCGCCGGGGGCTGTTTTCATTGTCCCCGGCAGCGGCCCCTTGACATAGGGAGTGGGGGTATCCATAATTGTACCCGTGGGGGGTAACCTGGAACGGACTTGCAGGGGAGGGGATGATGGAGAAGCTGACGCTGGAAATCGACGGGATGAGCTGCGGGCACTGCGTGGGAGCCGTCAGGCGCGCGCTGGAGGGGATGGACGGGGTGCAGGTGGAGAGCGTTCGCGTGGGCGAGGCGGAGGTGCGGTACGATCCGCGCACCGTCACCCTCGACGCGATTGCCTCCGCCATCGCGGACGAGGGCTATCAGCCGCGAGGTGTATGATGAACGCGACCGAGTGGATCGTCGTCCTGGCCGGGCTGGCCGCCATCGCCTGGGTCAACTGGTACTTTTTCCTGGCGGGGCGCACGACGGCGGAGGCCGCGCTCAGCGCCGGAGGCGTGCAGCAGGTGACCATTACCGTGCAGGGCGGCTACCAGCCCGCGCACGTAAAGGTGAAGCAGGGGGCGCCCGTGCGGCTGGTGTTCGATCGGCAGGAGACTTCCGGGTGCTCGGAGGAAGTGGTCTTTCCCGACTTCGGCATCCGCAAGTTCCTGCCGGCGCACAGGCAGACGACCATCGAGATCACGCCCGAGCGCGCGGGCAGCTATGAGTTCACCTGCGGCATGAGCATGCTTCGCGGCAGGCTCACGGTCGAGTAGAAAAGGTGAGGGACGGGATGCAAGGCACTCACGAGCACCACACGCACGCGGGGTCGCCTCCGGTGCCGGCGGCCACGCAGGCCGCGGCGGGCAAGGTGACGATTCCCGTCAGCGGAATGACGTGCGCCGCCTGCTCCGGGCGCGTGCAGCGGGCGCTGGAAAAGCAGCCGGGCGTACAGGCCGCGGCGGTGAACCTGATGACGAAGAACGCCACGGTTCACTTCGACCCGGGCGCCACCTCGCCTCAGGCGCTGGTGGATACCATCCGCGGCACCGGCTACGGTGCGAGCCTGGCCCACGACGGCCAGACGGCGTTCGACGAGCAGGAGGCGCAGGACCGCGCGCAGGATGAGGAGTTCCGCGAG
This window encodes:
- a CDS encoding ribonuclease D, which codes for MDYTTIDTPEALRELAQTLRAEPLLGVDTEAAGYHRYFDRLSLLQVSSRTQNWLVDPFAVEDLSPLKDVLEDPSIEKIFHDADYDLRILDRDAGMGISGLFDTQIAAAFLGERALGLGTIVEKHLGIKLPKEFQRADWAERPLSEGMKQYAATDTAHLPDLRDRLKAALEQMGRLHWAQEEFLRREGTRWTEPEDGKEAFMRIKGARDLAPRGLAILRELHAWREGVARERDQATFRILGNQALLEMSAAPPGSMRDLPSVTGISEGLAQRRGRDILAAVQRGLDVPEDQLPRWPRGQRFERDPEQEARFEALRDARTRLADQLNLDAGFLIPRATLEEIARAQPRTIDELAQVPGVRTWQVEAVGQGLLKAINRG
- a CDS encoding heavy-metal-associated domain-containing protein produces the protein MMEKLTLEIDGMSCGHCVGAVRRALEGMDGVQVESVRVGEAEVRYDPRTVTLDAIASAIADEGYQPRGV
- a CDS encoding cupredoxin domain-containing protein translates to MMNATEWIVVLAGLAAIAWVNWYFFLAGRTTAEAALSAGGVQQVTITVQGGYQPAHVKVKQGAPVRLVFDRQETSGCSEEVVFPDFGIRKFLPAHRQTTIEITPERAGSYEFTCGMSMLRGRLTVE